In a single window of the Flavivirga spongiicola genome:
- a CDS encoding glycoside hydrolase 5 family protein, with translation MKKLVQIILIICFSLHGVNAQNGIKNFITVDGHRLMNGDQEFRFVSFNVPTLNYNEDVFDFNRMYPYSLPTEYEIRDVFETVKQVGGQVIRMYTIPVRLENESPEAPTYVEGPGEFVEESFKTMDLVLKLANEYNIRIIFSTLNNFRWMGGRPQYAGFRGKTPEEFYTDKQLIKDYKKTLKHVVTRVNTLTGVAYKDDKSILCWETGNELTSTPEWTANIAKYIKKLDKNHLIMDGYFAFDDDPVRQSSIDDPNIDIISSHHYELNARDFYRNVQSNIKIVNKQKPYVIGEYGFVSTTAMGKCIDDVIDSSVCGILIWGLRGHREGGGFYWHSEPLGYGRYKSYHWPGFNSGYEYDEENFFSLMRKKAARISNTTPPQLSQPKAPELLPIEHTSRISWNGSTGASGYNIYRSQMEEGEYKLVGYNVSDAKNQYVPLFQDVNVELGKSYYYKISALNKYGESNFSNIIGPVEVNSYALIDNMNNFGKVFYSTEGITLETKNDRIFKEDMHRFKGDKKEEVVYYVPGNLKRIKIYSFCKEDIENLKLSLSGNNETYKEQNIKPESYNTGKGDYGYWIPILHDFEVTEIENSSYLKINFNSETQMSRIELYYE, from the coding sequence ATGAAAAAATTAGTACAAATAATTCTTATAATCTGTTTTTCGTTACATGGTGTAAATGCACAAAATGGGATTAAAAATTTTATTACAGTAGATGGCCACAGATTAATGAATGGGGATCAGGAATTTAGATTTGTTTCATTCAATGTGCCTACATTAAATTATAACGAAGATGTTTTCGATTTCAATAGAATGTACCCATATTCGTTGCCTACAGAATATGAAATCAGAGATGTTTTTGAAACAGTAAAGCAGGTTGGTGGTCAAGTTATTAGAATGTACACTATACCAGTGCGGTTAGAAAATGAATCACCTGAAGCCCCTACTTATGTTGAAGGCCCGGGTGAGTTTGTAGAAGAGTCATTCAAAACCATGGATTTGGTTTTAAAGTTAGCAAACGAGTATAATATTCGCATTATATTTTCTACATTAAATAACTTTCGCTGGATGGGAGGAAGACCACAATATGCTGGTTTTAGAGGAAAAACACCAGAAGAATTCTATACTGATAAACAACTAATCAAAGATTATAAAAAAACATTAAAACATGTTGTTACACGTGTAAATACACTAACAGGCGTTGCTTATAAAGATGATAAGTCTATTCTGTGTTGGGAAACTGGAAATGAACTAACAAGCACGCCAGAGTGGACTGCCAATATAGCTAAGTACATTAAAAAGCTAGATAAAAATCACCTGATTATGGATGGTTATTTTGCATTTGATGACGACCCGGTTAGACAATCTTCTATTGACGATCCAAATATCGATATTATAAGCTCTCATCACTACGAATTAAATGCTAGGGATTTTTATAGAAACGTACAGAGTAACATTAAAATTGTTAACAAACAAAAACCTTACGTCATTGGTGAATATGGTTTTGTAAGTACGACGGCCATGGGAAAATGTATAGATGATGTTATCGATTCCAGTGTGTGCGGTATTTTAATTTGGGGCTTACGTGGACATCGTGAAGGAGGTGGATTTTATTGGCATTCAGAACCTTTAGGCTATGGTCGTTATAAATCATACCATTGGCCTGGGTTTAATAGTGGATATGAGTACGACGAAGAAAACTTTTTTAGTTTAATGCGTAAAAAAGCAGCACGTATTTCTAACACGACACCACCTCAATTATCGCAACCCAAAGCACCTGAACTATTACCAATTGAGCATACTTCAAGAATATCATGGAATGGTTCTACTGGAGCATCAGGATATAATATATATCGTTCTCAAATGGAAGAAGGGGAGTATAAATTAGTGGGATATAATGTATCTGACGCTAAAAATCAATATGTTCCATTATTTCAAGATGTAAATGTTGAATTGGGAAAATCATATTATTACAAGATATCTGCTCTAAACAAGTACGGTGAATCTAATTTTTCAAATATTATTGGACCAGTTGAGGTTAATTCTTATGCCTTAATTGATAACATGAATAATTTTGGAAAAGTATTTTATTCAACTGAAGGCATCACTTTAGAAACCAAAAATGATCGCATTTTTAAAGAAGATATGCATCGTTTTAAAGGAGATAAAAAAGAAGAAGTTGTCTACTATGTTCCAGGAAATTTAAAAAGAATCAAGATTTATTCTTTCTGTAAAGAAGATATAGAAAACTTAAAATTGTCACTTTCAGGTAATAATGAAACGTATAAAGAACAAAACATAAAACCAGAAAGCTATAATACAGGAAAAGGCGATTATGGATATTGGATTCCTATTTTACACGATTTTGAAGTGACTGAAATAGAAAACTCAAGCTATTTAAAAATTAATTTTAATAGTGAAACCCAGATGAGTAGAATAGAATTGTATTATGAATAA